From a single Kitasatospora azatica KCTC 9699 genomic region:
- a CDS encoding helix-turn-helix domain-containing protein, with product MTNRLRVARVERGWSQDRLVRAILEYAREHLLDVASQASLKVYVSEWENGRRSVSETYSAILRSLLGKTNDELFGEPVPAAAPAADGYDELLGRIDSARSLSLSMVDTFLAQTELLRSFDRQMGAAGLVDQMRAHLSSLEDALTFAVLPDARRPVATALAGAATLAAWQALDVGAVERAWRHYELAKRAASEAESPMYLAHAMAEQAYVLSDAGRAELAVDLVRDAQRTGGSKVSPRLAAWLFAAEAELCAKAGLADDCRQALDRAEAVLPPGEEARDPDMLSLFLNTSHLTRWRGNALAILGEDDAVAELYAALDRMDPAFTRAMSGLRCDLAQAHMVRGEIDQARQHLQQARLLANRTGSVRQRRRIERLTDGL from the coding sequence ATGACGAACCGTCTGCGCGTCGCTCGGGTGGAGCGGGGTTGGTCGCAGGACCGCCTAGTGCGCGCGATTTTGGAGTACGCCCGGGAACATCTCCTGGACGTGGCATCGCAGGCGAGCCTCAAGGTCTACGTCTCGGAGTGGGAGAACGGGCGCCGGTCGGTCTCCGAGACCTACTCGGCGATCCTTCGATCCCTGCTCGGCAAGACCAACGACGAGTTGTTCGGCGAACCAGTGCCGGCTGCCGCGCCGGCGGCGGATGGCTATGACGAGCTGCTCGGCCGCATCGACTCAGCTCGGAGCCTGAGCCTGAGCATGGTGGACACTTTCCTGGCGCAGACCGAGCTGTTGCGGAGCTTCGACCGCCAGATGGGCGCAGCAGGTCTGGTCGATCAGATGCGAGCGCACCTCAGCTCGCTTGAGGACGCGCTCACCTTCGCGGTGCTTCCCGATGCCCGCCGTCCGGTTGCCACTGCTCTGGCTGGCGCAGCGACGCTCGCCGCGTGGCAGGCTCTTGACGTCGGGGCAGTGGAGCGGGCTTGGCGGCACTACGAGTTGGCCAAGCGGGCGGCGAGCGAGGCGGAGTCGCCGATGTACCTGGCTCACGCGATGGCCGAGCAGGCGTATGTGCTCTCCGATGCTGGACGCGCAGAGCTGGCCGTCGACCTGGTTCGAGACGCACAGCGGACGGGAGGCTCGAAGGTCTCCCCGCGGCTTGCCGCCTGGCTCTTCGCCGCGGAAGCCGAACTCTGCGCCAAGGCCGGGTTGGCGGATGACTGCCGGCAGGCCCTCGACCGGGCGGAGGCGGTCCTCCCGCCGGGGGAGGAGGCACGAGACCCGGACATGCTGAGCCTGTTCTTGAACACCAGCCACCTGACGCGGTGGCGCGGTAACGCCTTGGCCATCCTCGGCGAGGACGATGCCGTTGCGGAGCTGTACGCGGCACTGGACCGGATGGATCCTGCCTTCACACGGGCGATGAGCGGGCTTCGCTGCGATCTCGCCCAGGCGCACATGGTGCGCGGTGAAATCGACCAAGCCCGGCAGCACCTCCAGCAGGCCCGCCTCCTGGCGAACCGAACAGGATCGGTTCGCCAGCGGAGGCGGATTGAGCGTCTTACTGATGGGCTGTAG
- a CDS encoding NUDIX domain-containing protein, with amino-acid sequence MGGKTDQVEQTVRGWISSGKLTAGAKLPSERTLAADLAAGRTTIRLVLSKLAAEGLITPQHGSGYYVSGDERSGRQIVSEPLVELEPWQIHGERAVYDNEWVRLTLVDVEPPGVERFEHHVVRLQHVAITAVVDDQERVLMLWRYRFVPGKFGWELPGGIVDAGEDAASAAAREIEEETGWRPENIEHVVTYQPMIGMIDSPHEIFVAHGAICVGHPSDPEESGRIAWIPLAEVPQLMANGELAGSGTLVALLHLLATRQQRSTAHQ; translated from the coding sequence ATGGGTGGGAAGACCGACCAGGTCGAGCAGACGGTCCGGGGCTGGATCAGTTCCGGCAAGCTGACCGCCGGCGCCAAGCTCCCGTCTGAGCGCACCCTAGCGGCAGACCTCGCAGCGGGCCGAACAACTATCCGCCTCGTACTGTCGAAGCTCGCCGCCGAGGGACTGATCACCCCTCAGCACGGCAGTGGCTACTACGTCAGCGGGGACGAGCGCAGCGGTCGGCAGATCGTGAGTGAGCCGCTGGTGGAGCTGGAGCCCTGGCAGATCCACGGTGAGCGGGCCGTGTACGACAACGAGTGGGTCCGGCTCACCCTGGTGGATGTCGAGCCTCCCGGGGTCGAGCGGTTCGAGCACCACGTGGTCCGCTTGCAGCACGTCGCCATCACCGCTGTGGTGGACGATCAGGAGCGGGTGTTGATGCTCTGGCGCTACCGGTTCGTCCCCGGCAAGTTCGGTTGGGAGCTTCCCGGCGGAATCGTGGACGCCGGGGAGGACGCTGCGAGTGCCGCGGCCCGGGAGATCGAAGAGGAGACCGGCTGGCGACCGGAGAACATCGAGCACGTCGTGACGTATCAGCCCATGATCGGCATGATCGACTCACCTCACGAGATCTTCGTCGCCCACGGGGCAATCTGCGTCGGCCACCCCAGTGATCCGGAGGAATCCGGCCGGATCGCCTGGATCCCACTGGCCGAGGTTCCGCAGCTGATGGCGAACGGCGAGCTGGCCGGGTCTGGGACTCTCGTGGCCCTGCTGCATCTACTGGCTACCCGTCAGCAGCGCTCTACAGCCCATCAGTAA
- a CDS encoding DUF4365 domain-containing protein: MGEDEDDALLATQTELLDGNLPKNARQEHFSLAYLRMVTYAAGCSIKVHETDYEGLDITVTSAADYGFYYGPEFNVQMKCTTRTELLRKNHMAWPMKPDTYKKLIQPNRMAPSYLMVLLVPGGPETWLEMDESRLLTRSRMYWQEAALLPPFKEGNDTQTVRLPRSNLFDVPQLLGIMKKIGEGGGVW, translated from the coding sequence ATGGGCGAAGACGAGGATGACGCGCTGCTCGCCACGCAGACAGAGCTGCTGGACGGCAACCTGCCCAAGAACGCCAGACAGGAGCACTTCAGCCTCGCATATCTCCGTATGGTGACTTACGCAGCTGGCTGCTCCATCAAGGTGCACGAGACCGACTACGAAGGCCTCGACATTACCGTCACGTCGGCGGCGGACTACGGTTTCTATTACGGCCCAGAGTTCAATGTTCAGATGAAATGCACAACTCGGACCGAGCTGCTACGCAAGAATCACATGGCGTGGCCAATGAAGCCGGATACATATAAAAAGCTAATCCAACCAAATAGAATGGCCCCCTCGTACCTAATGGTGCTTCTAGTGCCAGGAGGGCCGGAAACCTGGCTTGAGATGGACGAGAGTCGCCTGCTGACTCGCAGTCGGATGTACTGGCAGGAGGCCGCACTGTTGCCCCCCTTCAAGGAGGGCAATGACACACAGACAGTCAGGCTTCCACGGAGTAACCTGTTTGATGTCCCTCAGCTCTTGGGGATCATGAAGAAGATCGGCGAAGGGGGTGGAGTCTGGTGA
- a CDS encoding DUF6197 family protein has product MTATRTAALLGLPDLSFVADGGQLVREIEKYLAAQPSSPRYPVPVICALGQAPVQWDLGMTRPQPTALDRLRKRAPAPVPIDAATHLRLVSRYLTVHGWCQGLLWDPQGRRCILGAQLAVVQAGYGTEATAMRARACLMEQFRRLQPGARSVDEWNDADGRTAAEVHRQLDIAAARAHH; this is encoded by the coding sequence ATGACCGCCACCCGCACCGCCGCCCTGCTCGGCCTGCCGGACCTCTCATTCGTCGCCGACGGCGGCCAGCTGGTCCGCGAGATCGAGAAGTACCTCGCCGCCCAACCCAGTTCGCCCCGCTACCCCGTCCCGGTGATCTGCGCGCTCGGCCAGGCCCCCGTCCAGTGGGACCTCGGCATGACCCGGCCGCAGCCGACCGCACTGGACCGGCTGCGCAAGCGGGCGCCGGCCCCGGTGCCGATCGACGCGGCCACCCACCTGCGCCTGGTCTCCCGCTACCTCACCGTCCACGGCTGGTGCCAGGGCCTGCTCTGGGACCCGCAGGGGCGCCGCTGCATCCTCGGCGCCCAACTCGCCGTCGTGCAGGCCGGATACGGCACCGAGGCCACCGCCATGCGCGCCCGCGCCTGCCTCATGGAGCAGTTCCGCCGGCTCCAGCCCGGCGCCCGCTCGGTGGACGAGTGGAACGACGCCGACGGCCGCACCGCGGCCGAGGTCCACCGCCAGCTCGACATCGCCGCCGCCCGCGCCCACCACTGA
- a CDS encoding FtsK/SpoIIIE domain-containing protein, which yields MNHDDTPADRMPDWPHGPIDGDGEPGGEVLPFPDRFAKPDTEPEPAPSPVEEAQVEPVGEGSVYLADSRGTADLDPPTEAPKVVAKSRLADLAGDRPLIPAWLRTRDGRRTMARANAVQLRRAVRRWLARQTTTRGHLAQAGRGIRRSGQWVAGFEGVHVQAAANQALISAREARDLTRRARFTLLPGDRAVANKQAEAAVAASVAAVAAHKRAKSNRRRVRFARALVAYGLPLAVVLTVYVAFGGAGLWLGMGAVLAFEAFLGRRPDRETVWDADVRSLSDGDPMTESMLDRAFKAAKVIGENQRLSMVTPCAIDPAVPNAWHAVIDLPDGVTVKKAKAAVDEIASPMGIDRTNLDIRQVGSNGRRMAIWACGQDPFLATRRNPLVAGNAKSVNTWRDGFPLAFDKRGNIIKPTLSDYSFLFAGATRSGKGMGLANLLAAALLDPRVRIRLFDGKGAGEYVPHARVLATFVRRNPKRLVQFLRLMVEEMNRRTEILVEAGLSKANEKLIDRLGGIELVIIDELATYTAKNGPSGKYAEEITELLAQLAAVGAAVGIVLALATQYPDSEIVTPRLRGNLAARMAMRVESPGASNVVLGDGMVGQGYDASKIPIEKTSRGRNWLTTPDTGVIETRSLFIDEGAGEILPLIERGVELRTEAGCLPGHYPDPVETAMARTTGVSAAAGGPDGFGTVAHRTVLDRMVQAAEEAGGAIAVLDLVARFAETDPDRYARTERETANAWQSRAAKALKNELVNLGVEIDQTRLTLPDGSRPMGYTLADLRAAAAALDNAA from the coding sequence GTGAACCACGACGACACCCCGGCCGACCGCATGCCGGACTGGCCGCACGGACCCATCGACGGCGACGGCGAGCCGGGCGGGGAGGTGCTCCCCTTCCCCGACCGCTTCGCCAAGCCCGACACCGAGCCGGAGCCCGCTCCCTCACCGGTCGAGGAGGCCCAGGTCGAGCCGGTCGGCGAAGGCTCGGTGTACCTGGCGGACAGCCGCGGCACCGCCGACCTCGACCCGCCGACCGAGGCGCCGAAGGTGGTGGCCAAGAGCCGCCTGGCGGACCTGGCCGGGGACCGGCCGCTGATCCCGGCGTGGCTCCGCACCCGTGACGGCCGCCGGACGATGGCCAGGGCGAACGCCGTCCAGTTGCGGCGGGCGGTGCGGCGCTGGCTCGCCCGGCAGACCACGACCCGCGGCCACCTGGCCCAGGCGGGGCGGGGGATACGGCGCTCGGGCCAGTGGGTGGCCGGGTTCGAGGGCGTCCACGTCCAGGCCGCGGCGAACCAGGCGCTGATCTCCGCCCGGGAGGCCAGGGACCTGACCCGCCGGGCGCGGTTCACGCTGCTGCCCGGCGACCGGGCGGTGGCGAACAAGCAGGCCGAGGCCGCGGTGGCCGCCTCGGTGGCGGCGGTGGCCGCGCACAAGAGGGCCAAGTCCAACCGGCGCCGGGTCCGCTTCGCCCGCGCCCTGGTCGCCTACGGCCTGCCCCTTGCGGTCGTGCTCACCGTCTACGTCGCGTTCGGCGGCGCCGGGCTGTGGCTGGGCATGGGGGCGGTGCTCGCCTTCGAGGCGTTCCTGGGCCGCCGCCCCGACCGGGAGACGGTCTGGGACGCGGATGTGCGCTCGCTGTCGGACGGCGACCCGATGACCGAGTCGATGCTGGACCGGGCGTTCAAGGCCGCCAAAGTCATCGGCGAGAACCAGCGGCTGTCGATGGTGACGCCGTGCGCGATCGACCCGGCGGTGCCCAACGCCTGGCACGCCGTCATCGACCTCCCCGACGGGGTGACGGTCAAGAAGGCCAAAGCGGCGGTGGACGAGATCGCCAGCCCGATGGGCATCGACCGCACCAACCTGGACATCCGCCAGGTCGGCTCCAACGGCCGACGGATGGCAATCTGGGCGTGCGGGCAGGACCCGTTCCTGGCCACCCGCCGCAACCCCCTGGTCGCCGGTAACGCCAAGTCCGTGAACACCTGGCGCGACGGGTTCCCGCTCGCCTTCGACAAGCGCGGGAACATCATCAAGCCGACCCTGTCGGACTACTCGTTCCTGTTCGCCGGCGCCACCCGCTCCGGCAAGGGCATGGGCCTGGCCAACCTGCTGGCCGCCGCGCTGCTCGACCCGCGGGTGCGGATCCGGCTGTTCGACGGCAAGGGCGCCGGCGAGTACGTCCCCCACGCCCGGGTGCTGGCCACGTTCGTGCGCCGCAACCCCAAGCGGCTGGTCCAGTTCCTGCGGCTGATGGTGGAGGAGATGAACCGCCGCACCGAGATCCTGGTGGAGGCCGGGCTCTCCAAGGCGAACGAGAAGCTGATCGACAGGCTCGGCGGGATCGAGCTGGTCATCATCGACGAACTCGCCACCTACACCGCCAAGAACGGCCCGTCCGGCAAGTACGCGGAGGAGATCACGGAGCTGCTCGCGCAGCTCGCCGCCGTCGGCGCGGCGGTGGGGATCGTGCTGGCGCTGGCCACCCAGTACCCGGACTCGGAGATCGTGACCCCGCGGCTTCGCGGCAACCTGGCCGCGCGCATGGCCATGCGCGTGGAGTCCCCCGGCGCCTCGAACGTGGTGCTCGGGGACGGCATGGTGGGCCAGGGCTACGACGCCTCGAAGATCCCGATCGAGAAGACCAGCCGGGGCCGCAACTGGCTGACCACCCCCGACACCGGCGTCATCGAGACCCGCAGCCTCTTCATTGACGAGGGGGCCGGGGAGATCCTGCCGCTGATCGAGCGCGGGGTGGAGCTTCGGACCGAGGCCGGGTGCCTGCCCGGCCACTACCCGGACCCGGTCGAGACCGCGATGGCCCGCACCACCGGGGTCAGCGCCGCGGCCGGCGGCCCCGACGGCTTCGGCACCGTCGCCCACCGCACCGTGCTGGACCGCATGGTCCAGGCCGCCGAGGAGGCCGGCGGCGCCATCGCCGTGCTCGACCTGGTGGCCCGGTTCGCCGAGACCGACCCCGACCGGTACGCCCGCACCGAGCGCGAGACCGCCAACGCCTGGCAGTCCCGCGCGGCCAAGGCCCTCAAGAACGAACTGGTGAACCTCGGGGTCGAGATCGACCAGACCCGCCTCACCCTGCCCGACGGATCGCGGCCCATGGGCTACACCCTGGCCGACCTGCGCGCCGCCGCCGCGGCCCTCGACAACGCCGCCTGA